The proteins below come from a single Lineus longissimus chromosome 5, tnLinLong1.2, whole genome shotgun sequence genomic window:
- the LOC135487425 gene encoding staphylococcal nuclease domain-containing protein 1-like has translation MSTMSTPALNVHRGIVKQVLSGDALVIRGQPKGGPPPERTLCLSNVQAPKLARRANPASAPGGSTEATLDEPFAWEAREYLRKKVIGKEVCFTVEYKPPGTVREYGFVYLGKDTSAENVTESLIAEGFVEVRRQGLNATDERQNRLIQLEDAAKAAQKGKWTDEKEKEQHRRTITWMLDNPRNFVDYHKLKPVDAVIEHVRDGCTVRAFVLGQRTFEYVTVMLSGIKCPMYKLVGTEQVPEPFAEEAKYFTESRLLQRDVQIRFEGVSNQNVLGTIIHPNGNIAELLLKEGLGYCVNWSMGVVSEGASALRAAEKSAKDNKKRYWKDFVPNEVVEIKDKNFTAKVVEVGNGDSMTVKTADGAYKKIFLASVRPPRMPQDAASDTKKIRPLYDIPYMFEAREFLRKRLIGKKVNVQVDYIQKANQGFPEKTCCTVTIGGINVAEALIGKGLANVIKYSINDDQRSAFYDELLAAENHASKNMLKLHSKKDAPIHRVADIAGDVPKAKQFLPFLQRAGKSQATVEYIASGSRLRLYLPRETCLITFLLSGIDCPRGSRPGPAGTSIPAEPYGDQATMFTKEMCMQREVEVEVEAIDRGGNFIGWMTVDDSNMSVNLVEEGLAKVHFTAEKSSHYRALSTAQEKAKNVRKNVWENFEEPKEVEVKEEVTERKVNQKSIVVTEVKNDGHFYGQYVDSGPQLEKLMTDLRVDFETTPPLPGAYQAKRGDVCASKFTDGQWYRAKVEKVSGSQVYVFYMDYGNREITDNTKLAALPTAFVGLAPQAHEFFMACINLPSEEEAKLDAVYAIEGELLDKQFLVNVEYKTGSVEYVTLSHSDTKDDIGEKMVSEGLILVENRREKRLAKVVADYKAAQDKAKSQRLNLWRYGDFTDDDAKEFGFAK, from the exons ATGTCCACGATGTCTACTCCGGCTCTGAATGTCCACCGTGGGATAGTAAAACAG GTGCTATCTGGAGATGCCTTGGTGATCAGAGGTCAACCCAAAGGAGGTCCACCACCAGAGAGGACTCTCTGCCTATCCAACGTCCAAGCCCCCAAACTAGCAAGGAGAGCTAACCCAGCTAGTGCTCCTGGAGGATCAACAGAGGCTACACTGGATGAG CCCTTTGCCTGGGAAGCTCGGGAGTACTTGAGGAAGAAAGTAATTGGCAAAGAAGTCTGTTTCACTGTAGAATACAAGCCACCGGGAACGGTCAGGGAATATGGATTTGTTTATCTTGGCAAAG ATACCAGTGCTGAGAATGTGACCGAGTCGCTGATTGCAGAGGGGTTCGTTGAAGTGAGAAGGCAAGGGCTCAATGCTACAGA TGAACGTCAGAACCGCCTCATTCAGCTCGAAGATGCCGCCAAAGCGGCCCAGAAAGGAAAGTGGACCGATGAGAAAGAGAAGGAACAACACAGGAGAACGATCACGTGGATGTTGGATAATCCACGCAACTTTGTGGATTACCATAAACTAAAGCCAGTTGATG CCGTTATCGAACATGTGCGCGACGGTTGCACAGTCCGAGCATTTGTCTTGGGGCAAAGAACATTTGAGTATGTCACAGTCATGCTCTCTGGGATCAAG TGTCCAATGTACAAGCTTGTCGGGACAGAACAAGTACCGGAACCATTCGCAGAGGAAGCTAAATACTTCACAGAGAGTCGCCTCCTCCAGAGAGACGTCCAGATCAGATTTGAGGGGGTATCCAACCAGAATGTTCTTGGTACAATTATTCATCCA AATGGGAATATTGCGGAGCTGTTGCTAAAAGAGGGATTGGGATACTGCGTTAATTGGAGTATGGGCGTCGTATCAGAAGGGGCTAGTGCACTCAGAGCTGCTGAGAA ATCCGCCAAAGACAATAAGAAGAGATATTGGAAAGATTTCGTACCCAATGAGGTCGTCGAGATCAAAGACAAGAACTTCACGGCAAAGGTTGTTGAAGTTGGCAACGGTGATTCAATGACTGTCAAGACAGCAGACGGCGCGTATAAGAAGATCTTCTTGGCTAGTGTAAGACCACCAAG GATGCCGCAGGACGCAGCAAGTGATACCAAGAAAATCAGGCCGCTTTATGATATTCCATACATGTTTGAGGCTCGGGAGTTCCTCAGGAAAAGGCTCATTGGAAAAAAG GTAAACGTACAAGTTGACTACATTCAGAAGGCAAACCAGGGATTCCCAGAAAAGACATGCTGCACAGTAACCATTGGCGGAAT TAATGTTGCAGAAGCTCTGATTGGAAAAGGCTTAGCCAATGTTATAAAGTACAGCATCAATGACGACCAGCGGTCTGCCTTCTATGATGAGTTATTGGCCGCGGAGAACCACGCGTCTAAGAACATGCTGAAGTTACACAGCAAGAAGGATGCACCGATCCACAGGGTGGCTGACATCGCAGGG GATGTTCCCAAAGCCAAGCAGTTCCTTCCTTTCCTACAAAGAGCTGGCAAATCACAAGCGACCGTCGAATACATCGCGAGCGGTTCACGCTTGCGGCTGTATCTACCAAGAGAGACGTGTCTTATTACTTTCCTGCTCTCAGGCATTGACTGCCCACGCGGCTCTCGGCCCGGCCCGGCAGGAACCAGTATTCCAGCAGAGCCTTACGGTGATCAGGCGACCATGTTCACAAAAGAGATGTGCATGCAGCGCGAG GTTGAAGTGGAAGTAGAGGCTATTGACCGAGGTGGTAACTTCATTGGATGGATGACAGTCGATGATTCGAACATGTCCGTCAATCTTGTTGAGGAAGGCTTAGCAAAGGTTCATTTCACCGCAGAGAAAAGTTCACACTACAGAGCGCTAAGCACGGCACAGGAAAAAGCgaaaaatgtcagaaaaaaT GTTTGGGAAAACTTCGAAGAACCAAAAGAAGTTGAAGTAAAAGAAGAAGTCACCGAGCGAAAAGTCAATCAAAAGAGCATAGTAGTAACCGAAGTTAAAAATGACGGTCACTTCTATGGACAGTATGTTGACAGTGGACCACAGTTGGAGAAACTGATGACTGATTTGCGCGTGGACTTTGAAACTACACCACCACTTCCCGGGGCCTACCAGGCGAAGCGAGGCGATGTTTGCGCATCGAAATTCACAGATGGACAGTG GTATCGTGCCAAAGTGGAAAAAGTATCTGGCAGCCAAGTTTACGTCTTTTATATGGATTATGGAAAT AGAGAGATCACAGACAATACCAAGCTGGCAGCTCTGCCGACTGCGTTTGTAGGCCTTGCACCACAGGCCCATGAATTCTTTATGGCGTGTATCAATCTGCCTTCGGAG GAGGAAGCCAAATTAGACGCAGTCTACGCCATTGAGGGTGAACTCCTAGACAAGCAATTCTTAGTGAATGTGGAATACAAAACTGGGAGTGTTGAATACGTCACGCTGTCACATTCAGACACGAAGGATGACATCGGCGAGAAGATGGTCAGTGAAGGCCTCATTTTGGTTGAGAATCGGCGGGAGAAACGTCTGGCGAAAGTTGTGGCGGATTATAAAGCGGCACAAGACAAGGCAAAGAGTCAAAGG ttaAACCTCTGGCGCTACGGCGACTTCACTGATGACGATGCCAAGGAATTCGGTTTTGCCAAATGA
- the LOC135487426 gene encoding transmembrane protein 216-like has product MAGPVKGTSHIIRSSLPYQVLLYCNAWYFGFFFIAEILLYIYKGEMLPFANGILVAEVIILFLITILEIIRIFLGQKGNLTERMVAVILSLVISIPVLIGIIYLLLWQTYVLRVEVILCGIELTFLGLELIFSIVAIVTFARATPY; this is encoded by the exons atggcTGGTCCAGTGAAAG gaACGTCTCATATCATT CGCTCTTCTCTCCCATATCAAGTGTTGCTCTACTGCAATGCCTGGTATTTTGGATTCTTCTTTATTGCGGAGATTCTCCTGTATATTTACAAAG GAGAAATGCTGCCATTTGCAAATGGAATTCTTGTGGCTGAGGTCATTATCTTGTTCCTGATTACTATTCTTGAAATAATCAGGATATTCTTAG GGCAAAAGGGCAACTTGACGGAGCGGATGGTCGCCGTTATCCTGTCCCTCGTAATCAGCATCCCCGTCTTGATCGGCATCATCTACTTGTTACTATGGCAGACGTACGTGTTGCGGGTTGAGGTCATCCTATGTGGCATCGAGTTAACTTTCCTCGGGTTAGAGCTCATCTTCTCCATAGTTGCTATTGTGACATTCGCAAG AGCAACACCCTACTGA